In Plantibacter sp. PA-3-X8, one DNA window encodes the following:
- a CDS encoding class I mannose-6-phosphate isomerase — MSTTQPTRLAQPTRLAPNLIEHFYRGGDRIAGLRGIEQQSEFQPEEWLGATVSRADQEPGGAIGLARSVDGVLLRDLVAAEPAHWTGAGPDHGTHAADTGILVKLLDARQRLPVHVHPDRAFAASHLDCAYGKTEAWFILDAEPGSAVHLGWSEDVDPDELDRRRDAQDSEWMLSHMNRTVVERGMGILVPAGTAHAIDGGIFLAEVQEPTDLSILLEWSVTTSTRDESHLGLGFETVMGAVSTTALPQSEIEHLVVLHDLDARTDAPVSLLPAAADPYFQLFAVTPGTDGSAPVDAGFSVALALTGAGALVSETGAEAVEFSAGEVFAVPAGFGPWTVSGSGTVLAAGPGVGWPATLASGGIR, encoded by the coding sequence ATGAGCACGACCCAGCCCACGAGGCTCGCCCAGCCGACGCGACTCGCGCCGAACCTCATCGAGCACTTCTACCGCGGCGGCGACCGCATCGCCGGCCTGCGCGGCATCGAACAGCAGAGCGAGTTCCAGCCGGAGGAGTGGCTCGGGGCGACCGTGAGCCGCGCCGACCAGGAGCCCGGCGGCGCCATCGGCCTCGCCCGCTCCGTCGACGGCGTCCTCCTCCGCGACCTCGTCGCGGCCGAACCCGCGCACTGGACCGGAGCGGGACCGGACCACGGCACCCACGCCGCCGACACCGGCATCCTCGTCAAGCTGCTCGACGCGCGTCAGCGGCTCCCCGTCCACGTGCACCCGGATCGGGCGTTCGCCGCCTCCCACCTCGACTGCGCCTACGGCAAGACGGAGGCCTGGTTCATCCTCGACGCCGAGCCCGGTTCGGCCGTCCACCTCGGATGGAGCGAGGACGTCGACCCCGACGAACTCGACCGTCGTCGTGACGCCCAGGACAGCGAGTGGATGCTGTCGCACATGAACCGGACCGTCGTCGAGCGCGGCATGGGCATCCTCGTCCCGGCCGGCACGGCCCACGCGATCGACGGCGGCATCTTCCTCGCGGAGGTGCAGGAACCGACCGACCTCTCCATCCTCCTCGAGTGGTCGGTCACGACCTCGACGCGCGACGAGTCCCACCTCGGCCTCGGATTCGAGACCGTGATGGGCGCGGTGTCGACGACGGCACTCCCGCAGTCCGAGATCGAACACCTCGTCGTGCTGCACGACCTCGACGCCCGGACGGACGCGCCGGTGTCGCTGTTGCCCGCGGCCGCCGACCCCTACTTCCAGCTCTTCGCCGTGACGCCTGGCACCGATGGCAGCGCACCCGTGGACGCCGGCTTCTCGGTGGCCCTCGCGCTCACCGGCGCAGGCGCACTGGTCTCTGAGACCGGCGCCGAGGCCGTCGAGTTCTCCGCCGGAGAGGTCTTCGCCGTCCCGGCCGGGTTCGGGCCCTGGACCGTCAGTGGTTCCGGCACCGTGCTAGCCGCCGGCCCCGGTGTGGGCTGGCCGGCGACCCTCGCATCGGGAGGCATCCGATGA
- a CDS encoding ATP-binding cassette domain-containing protein, giving the protein MTTPVLEARGLTRQFGHVRALDEADFEVYPGEVTALIGDNGAGKSTLVKALSGNLAVDSGVIKFEGEPITLTSPMQSSALGIETVYQDLALAPHLDPVQNVYLGREIMRPGLGGLLGLMNVKEMSKQSRHAFDELGATVRSLTDPVGAMSGGQRQAIAIARAVHWANKVVFLDEPTAALGVRQTKNVLETIRRVRDKGIAVVFISHSMPHVMEVSDRVQVLRLGHRAATVDTKDTNMEELVGLMTGASTRNVA; this is encoded by the coding sequence ATGACGACTCCCGTCTTGGAGGCCAGAGGCCTCACCCGGCAGTTCGGGCACGTCCGCGCCCTCGACGAAGCGGACTTCGAGGTCTACCCCGGCGAGGTCACCGCCCTCATCGGCGACAACGGAGCGGGCAAGTCCACCTTGGTCAAAGCCCTCTCCGGCAACCTCGCGGTCGACAGCGGCGTGATCAAGTTCGAAGGCGAACCGATCACCCTCACCTCTCCCATGCAGTCGAGCGCGCTCGGCATCGAGACGGTCTACCAGGACCTCGCCCTCGCGCCCCACCTCGACCCCGTGCAGAACGTCTACCTCGGCCGCGAGATCATGCGGCCGGGCCTCGGCGGGCTGCTCGGGCTCATGAACGTCAAGGAGATGAGCAAGCAGTCGCGGCACGCCTTCGACGAACTCGGCGCGACCGTCCGCTCACTCACCGACCCGGTGGGCGCGATGTCCGGTGGGCAGCGCCAGGCGATCGCCATCGCCCGCGCGGTGCACTGGGCCAACAAGGTCGTCTTCCTCGACGAACCGACGGCCGCCCTCGGCGTCCGCCAGACGAAGAACGTGCTCGAGACGATCCGCCGGGTGCGCGACAAGGGCATCGCGGTCGTCTTCATCAGCCACTCGATGCCGCACGTCATGGAGGTGTCCGACCGCGTGCAGGTGCTGCGGCTCGGCCACCGCGCGGCGACGGTCGACACGAAGGACACGAACATGGAAGAACTCGTCGGTCTCATGACCGGTGCCAGCACGAGGAACGTCGCATGA
- a CDS encoding HNH endonuclease signature motif containing protein, whose translation MILNGPSQVLDLGTSTRLFTRGQKLALAERDGGCAWTGCTHPPSFTEAHHIRWWSQGGPTNLDNGILLCPFHHHRIHDDHWTITIQNGIPWFIPPSHIDRHQTPIRGGRLHLAA comes from the coding sequence ATGATCCTCAACGGACCATCCCAAGTCCTCGACCTCGGCACCAGCACCCGCCTGTTCACCCGCGGACAAAAACTCGCCCTCGCCGAACGCGACGGCGGCTGCGCCTGGACCGGCTGCACCCACCCACCATCCTTCACCGAAGCCCACCACATCCGATGGTGGTCCCAAGGCGGCCCCACCAACCTCGACAACGGCATACTCCTCTGCCCCTTCCACCACCACCGCATCCACGACGACCACTGGACCATCACCATCCAAAACGGCATCCCCTGGTTCATCCCACCCAGCCACATCGACCGCCACCAAACCCCCATCCGAGGCGGACGCCTCCACCTCGCCGCCTGA
- a CDS encoding ABC transporter substrate-binding protein, whose translation MKWKKSVLGVLALGASAGLMLTGCSGGASSGGSSAGAGSDGYKIAFIQGVAGDEFYISMQCGIESAAKDAGATVTTQGPEKFDPTLQKPLVDSVVASKPDAILVAPTDVKAMEAPLKAAADAGIKVVLVDTTVDDPSFAVSQISSDNKGGGAAAFDAIKEAHPEGGKVLVVSVDPGISTTDARAEGFQEAVKGDDKFTDLGVQYSHNEPSTAAEIVTAALQKDPDIVGIFAANLFAAEGSATGVKQAGKEDSVTIVGFDAGPAQVKQLKEGTVQALVAQEPATIGKDGVAQAIAALNGDKVEAKIETGFTIITKDNVDGDAKDAVYQSKCG comes from the coding sequence ATGAAGTGGAAGAAGTCAGTTCTCGGAGTCCTCGCGCTCGGCGCGTCGGCAGGCCTCATGCTCACCGGTTGTTCCGGTGGCGCGAGCTCGGGCGGCAGCAGCGCAGGCGCAGGTTCCGACGGCTACAAGATCGCGTTCATCCAGGGCGTCGCAGGCGACGAGTTCTACATCTCGATGCAGTGCGGTATCGAATCGGCGGCGAAGGATGCCGGCGCGACGGTCACGACCCAGGGTCCGGAGAAGTTCGACCCGACGCTGCAGAAGCCGCTCGTCGACTCGGTCGTCGCCTCGAAGCCGGACGCGATCCTCGTCGCCCCGACCGACGTGAAGGCCATGGAGGCACCGCTGAAGGCTGCGGCCGACGCGGGCATCAAGGTCGTCCTCGTCGACACCACCGTCGACGACCCGTCGTTCGCGGTCTCGCAGATCTCGAGCGACAACAAGGGCGGCGGCGCTGCGGCGTTCGACGCGATCAAGGAAGCGCACCCCGAGGGCGGCAAGGTCCTCGTGGTCTCGGTCGACCCCGGCATCTCGACCACGGACGCCCGTGCTGAGGGCTTCCAGGAAGCGGTGAAGGGCGATGACAAGTTCACCGACCTCGGCGTGCAGTACAGCCACAACGAGCCGTCCACGGCTGCCGAGATCGTGACCGCGGCGCTCCAGAAGGACCCCGACATCGTGGGCATCTTCGCAGCGAACCTGTTCGCGGCCGAAGGTTCCGCGACCGGTGTCAAGCAGGCCGGCAAGGAGGACTCGGTCACCATCGTCGGGTTCGACGCGGGTCCCGCCCAGGTCAAGCAGCTGAAGGAGGGCACCGTCCAGGCGCTCGTCGCTCAGGAGCCGGCCACCATCGGCAAGGACGGCGTCGCCCAGGCGATCGCCGCACTGAACGGTGACAAGGTCGAGGCCAAGATCGAGACCGGCTTCACCATCATCACCAAGGACAACGTCGACGGCGACGCGAAGGATGCCGTCTACCAGTCCAAGTGCGGCTAG
- a CDS encoding LacI family DNA-binding transcriptional regulator has product MAAQSGVSIKTVSRVVNGEPSVHPETRSRVLEAIDRLGYVPNTAARSLKSGTGGAIGVLIDSLADPFFASLVSAIEARALKEGLSVLVASTGLDEGRERDQLTGFIAGHQVAGVIIAPVAAELPYLEAFRNVTPVVAVDRPLAAFDSVVVDDYAATQLAIRQFVELGHTRIAFYDRDERFLTIRRRYQGYTDVLAEAGIDLDPSLVSWTIDGSLDYAAETERLLGLEDPPTAFFASNAKAAIGLTTSLHRIGREGTAHIAFGDFTLADVLRPAVSCINQDPFVIGTAAIERLLELRESPADEPREWVVPTSLVSRGSGEIPGPAQRHTVDARTASTTSMVGGPAA; this is encoded by the coding sequence GTGGCTGCGCAGTCCGGCGTCAGCATCAAGACCGTCTCGCGGGTGGTGAACGGCGAACCGTCCGTGCACCCCGAGACCCGAAGCCGCGTGCTCGAGGCGATCGATCGCCTCGGGTACGTGCCCAACACGGCCGCCCGTTCTCTGAAGTCCGGCACCGGTGGCGCGATCGGCGTCCTCATCGATTCGCTCGCCGACCCGTTCTTCGCCTCGCTCGTGAGCGCCATCGAGGCCCGCGCGCTCAAGGAGGGCCTCAGCGTCCTCGTGGCGAGCACCGGGCTCGACGAGGGGCGCGAACGCGACCAGCTGACCGGGTTCATCGCCGGCCACCAGGTCGCCGGCGTCATCATCGCCCCGGTCGCCGCGGAGCTGCCCTACCTCGAGGCGTTCCGGAACGTGACGCCAGTCGTGGCCGTCGACCGTCCGCTCGCCGCCTTCGACAGCGTCGTGGTCGACGACTACGCCGCCACCCAGCTCGCGATCCGCCAGTTCGTCGAGCTCGGCCACACCCGCATCGCCTTCTACGACCGGGACGAACGCTTCCTCACCATCCGTCGGCGCTACCAGGGCTACACCGACGTCCTCGCCGAGGCCGGCATCGACCTCGACCCGTCGCTCGTCTCCTGGACCATCGACGGCTCGCTCGATTACGCCGCCGAGACGGAGCGCCTGCTCGGACTCGAGGATCCGCCCACCGCCTTCTTCGCGTCGAACGCGAAGGCGGCGATCGGTCTGACGACCTCCCTGCACCGCATCGGGCGGGAGGGGACGGCGCACATCGCGTTCGGCGACTTCACCCTCGCCGACGTCCTGCGACCGGCCGTCAGCTGCATCAACCAGGATCCGTTCGTCATCGGTACCGCCGCGATCGAGCGACTCCTCGAACTGCGCGAATCACCGGCCGACGAGCCGCGCGAGTGGGTCGTCCCGACCTCGCTGGTGTCGCGTGGTTCCGGGGAGATCCCCGGCCCGGCACAGCGTCACACCGTGGACGCGCGTACCGCGTCCACCACGAGCATGGTCGGAGGACCAGCAGCATGA
- a CDS encoding type II CAAX prenyl endopeptidase Rce1 family protein, whose amino-acid sequence MSTVENAPSRQSLRLFSALAIAAAWFALWCLTPGITGRGPVRLLVQEDTVVVFLESLIAGLLVIAIAILQRTHTRELFAPSRQRFLYVIPVVLALALPLHYELEFPVLLYIFWMTVSVFWQDYLTFGLLQRHLAARLPSRAVIPAVAVLFALGHVILLPDKFGLVPSPLPALSMLALGLLLAWLRHRFTTMHLILTLHLSFYFVFA is encoded by the coding sequence ATGTCGACCGTCGAAAACGCCCCCTCGCGCCAATCCCTCCGCTTGTTCTCCGCACTCGCAATAGCCGCGGCGTGGTTCGCCCTGTGGTGCCTGACCCCGGGCATCACCGGCCGAGGCCCCGTGCGTCTCCTGGTGCAGGAGGACACCGTCGTGGTGTTCCTCGAGTCCCTGATCGCCGGCCTCCTGGTGATCGCCATCGCCATCCTGCAGCGCACCCACACCCGTGAACTCTTCGCACCGTCCCGGCAGCGGTTCCTGTACGTCATCCCGGTCGTGCTCGCACTCGCGTTGCCGTTGCACTACGAGCTCGAGTTCCCCGTGCTGCTCTACATCTTCTGGATGACCGTCTCGGTGTTCTGGCAGGACTACCTGACCTTCGGACTCCTGCAACGCCATCTCGCCGCGCGCTTGCCGTCGCGCGCGGTCATCCCCGCCGTCGCCGTCCTGTTCGCCCTCGGACACGTCATCCTGCTCCCCGACAAGTTCGGGCTCGTGCCGAGCCCGCTCCCCGCACTGAGCATGCTCGCGCTCGGCCTCCTGCTCGCGTGGCTCCGTCACCGGTTCACGACGATGCACCTCATCCTGACGCTGCACCTGTCGTTCTACTTCGTCTTCGCGTGA
- a CDS encoding class II fructose-bisphosphate aldolase: MTLVSTAALLDAQRALLAFNVVQLEHGEAILRGAELAGRGVILQVSENAAKYHGGLAPIGLASLELARETGTATAVHLDHAEDEALVEEAVRLGFTSVMFDAATLPDEENRERTAAVARAAQAQGVWVEAELGAIGGKGGAHTPGVRTDPGEAAAFVAGTRVDGLAVAVGSSHAMTSRSATLDFGLIRELAAAVPVPLVLHGSSGVSDEDLVRAVDAGMRKINISTHINGVFTRAVRERLDADPSLVDPRKYLGPARDAVAAEVARLLTLVA; this comes from the coding sequence ATGACGCTCGTCTCCACCGCCGCGCTCCTCGACGCACAGCGCGCCTTGCTCGCCTTCAACGTCGTCCAACTCGAACACGGCGAGGCCATCCTCCGCGGCGCGGAGCTCGCGGGCCGCGGCGTCATCCTGCAGGTCTCCGAGAACGCGGCGAAGTACCACGGCGGCCTCGCGCCGATCGGGCTCGCGAGCCTGGAGCTCGCACGCGAGACCGGCACCGCGACCGCCGTACACCTCGACCACGCCGAGGACGAGGCGCTCGTCGAGGAGGCGGTACGGCTCGGATTCACCTCGGTCATGTTCGATGCGGCGACCCTCCCCGACGAGGAGAACCGCGAGCGCACCGCAGCGGTCGCCCGCGCGGCTCAGGCGCAGGGCGTGTGGGTCGAGGCGGAACTCGGGGCGATCGGCGGCAAGGGCGGCGCACACACGCCCGGCGTCCGGACCGACCCCGGTGAGGCCGCGGCGTTCGTCGCGGGCACCCGCGTCGACGGCCTGGCGGTCGCGGTCGGCAGCTCGCACGCGATGACGTCGCGGAGCGCGACCCTCGACTTCGGCCTCATCCGCGAACTCGCGGCAGCCGTCCCCGTCCCGCTCGTCCTGCACGGTTCGAGCGGCGTGAGCGACGAGGACCTCGTGCGGGCGGTGGACGCTGGCATGCGCAAGATCAACATCTCGACCCACATCAACGGCGTCTTCACCCGAGCCGTCCGTGAGCGCCTCGACGCGGACCCGTCACTCGTCGACCCGCGGAAGTACCTCGGCCCGGCGCGCGACGCCGTCGCCGCCGAGGTCGCGCGGCTCCTCACCCTCGTCGCATAG
- a CDS encoding DeoR/GlpR family DNA-binding transcription regulator → MYPAERHAAILAGARDGDGALSVAELSSRLGVTPETIRRDLAVLERQGLIRRHHGGAVLARRPAFEPSLQRRREGERIERAAVARLVVEQLPEEGVVLLDSGAMTLEVAALLPHTSRLLVVTNSLPIVALLGGRPRLTVLALPGRVRAVTQATVGAWTVERLSGLHADVAVLGANGVGLTSGATTTLPEEAEVKRAMLGIARRRILAVTAAKFGTTSFHRAAGLDEFDQIVTDDGLDPDTVDALAESGPELLLATT, encoded by the coding sequence ATGTACCCAGCAGAGCGTCACGCCGCGATCCTCGCGGGTGCCCGCGACGGCGACGGCGCCCTGTCGGTCGCCGAGCTGAGCAGCCGACTCGGCGTCACACCGGAGACCATCCGTCGCGACCTCGCCGTCCTCGAGCGACAGGGGCTCATCCGCCGCCACCACGGTGGCGCGGTCCTCGCCCGGCGACCCGCGTTCGAGCCCAGCCTCCAACGACGCCGCGAGGGCGAGCGCATCGAGCGCGCCGCCGTCGCCCGGCTCGTCGTCGAGCAGCTCCCCGAGGAAGGGGTCGTCCTCCTCGACTCCGGTGCGATGACCCTCGAGGTCGCCGCGCTCCTCCCCCACACCAGCCGACTCCTCGTGGTGACGAACAGCCTGCCGATCGTCGCCCTGCTCGGTGGCCGGCCGCGACTCACCGTGCTCGCCCTGCCCGGGCGGGTCCGCGCCGTCACCCAGGCGACCGTCGGTGCGTGGACCGTCGAACGGCTGTCGGGGCTCCACGCAGACGTCGCCGTCCTCGGCGCCAACGGGGTGGGGCTCACCTCGGGCGCCACGACGACCCTGCCCGAGGAGGCCGAGGTGAAGCGGGCGATGCTCGGCATCGCCCGACGACGCATCCTCGCCGTCACCGCCGCGAAGTTCGGCACCACCTCGTTCCACCGAGCCGCGGGACTCGACGAGTTCGACCAGATCGTGACCGACGACGGGCTCGACCCGGACACCGTCGACGCGCTCGCCGAAAGCGGTCCCGAACTGCTGCTGGCCACCACCTGA
- a CDS encoding ABC transporter permease, with product MSAVKQAEMGPETTAIETAKDRETPIRKLFKAQAFQIFIVLLVVIAIFSAIAPDTFAQLSNLRLVVQNASILAVLGVGMTYVIITSGIDLSIGSVLVFSGVVSATTMRAMGGDDWGTAIVGIIVSIGVGILWGTFNGILISKAKVPPLIVTLGSLGMALGLAQILTGGVDIREVPSVLTDSIGYGNIFGAVPIISVIALVVVIIGALVLHKTKFGLYTYAVGSSEEAARRVGVKVDRHLIRIYAISGGLAGLAGILSLSQFGTTAIAGQSQTNLNVIAAVVIGGTSLFGGYGTIFGTVVGLFIPAVLQNGFVITGVQPFWQQVAVGAVLILAVYVDQVRRSSAARGGSTSFWRALVSRKKK from the coding sequence ATGAGCGCGGTGAAGCAGGCCGAGATGGGGCCGGAGACGACCGCCATCGAGACGGCCAAGGATCGGGAGACCCCGATCAGGAAGCTCTTCAAGGCGCAGGCCTTCCAGATCTTCATCGTCCTCCTCGTCGTCATCGCGATCTTCTCCGCGATCGCGCCCGACACCTTCGCGCAGCTGTCCAACCTGCGGCTCGTCGTGCAGAACGCCTCGATCCTCGCGGTGCTCGGCGTCGGCATGACCTACGTCATCATCACCTCCGGCATCGACCTCTCGATCGGATCCGTCCTCGTCTTCTCGGGCGTCGTGTCCGCGACGACGATGCGGGCCATGGGCGGCGACGACTGGGGTACCGCGATCGTCGGCATCATCGTCTCGATCGGCGTCGGCATCCTCTGGGGCACGTTCAACGGCATCCTCATCTCCAAGGCGAAGGTGCCGCCGCTGATCGTCACCCTCGGTAGCCTCGGCATGGCGCTCGGCCTCGCCCAGATCCTCACCGGCGGTGTCGACATCCGCGAGGTGCCGTCGGTCCTCACCGACTCGATCGGGTACGGCAACATCTTCGGCGCGGTTCCGATCATCTCGGTCATCGCCCTCGTCGTCGTCATCATCGGTGCGCTCGTCCTCCACAAGACGAAGTTCGGCCTGTACACCTACGCGGTCGGCTCGAGCGAGGAGGCGGCACGACGCGTCGGCGTGAAGGTCGACCGTCACCTCATCCGCATCTACGCGATCTCCGGAGGCCTCGCGGGTCTCGCCGGCATCCTGTCGCTGTCGCAGTTCGGCACCACCGCGATCGCCGGTCAGTCGCAGACGAACCTGAACGTCATCGCCGCGGTCGTCATCGGTGGCACCTCGCTCTTCGGCGGCTACGGGACGATCTTCGGCACCGTCGTCGGTCTGTTCATCCCCGCCGTCCTCCAGAACGGCTTCGTCATCACCGGCGTGCAGCCCTTCTGGCAGCAGGTCGCGGTCGGCGCCGTCCTCATCCTGGCCGTCTACGTCGACCAGGTCCGCCGTTCCTCCGCAGCCCGCGGTGGGTCCACGAGCTTCTGGCGAGCCCTCGTCAGCAGGAAGAAGAAATAA
- a CDS encoding HAD-IA family hydrolase, with amino-acid sequence MIVVVAGAAGSGKTTLGRELARALRLPLLDLDTITNPLLDGLGAVSDPDGTEPLHWNDAKLRPTMRPARYAALRAVLADQRDSGVGAVLVAPFTAELRGGAEWDALVEAAGVVPKVVWLHADAATLAARRAERGAERDTHIVDPSTDTPPAIEHLSIEAALSTSQQLAAVQRALGLGRTIEASAPIFDQVFAAGLFDLDGTLIDSTPAVNRSWAQLAREYGLEGDLLAAGHGQPAAQVLAAIFPPEQVAEALARIIEIEADEVADVIALPGAAEALAALGDDAKAIVTSGTRLIAGNRIAAAGLVRPEVVVTFDDVTKGKPDPEPFLLGRTRLGMESQACLVFEDAPAGLAAARAAGCWTVGIAGTHEAHELDADLVIDGLFQLRLEPVAEGGFRLVPASLG; translated from the coding sequence GTGATCGTCGTCGTCGCAGGAGCAGCCGGAAGCGGCAAGACCACCCTTGGACGTGAGCTCGCCCGGGCCCTCCGACTCCCGCTCCTCGACCTCGACACCATCACCAATCCGTTGCTCGACGGTCTCGGTGCGGTGAGCGATCCAGACGGCACCGAACCGCTCCACTGGAACGACGCGAAGCTGCGCCCGACCATGCGCCCGGCACGGTACGCGGCCCTGCGAGCGGTCCTCGCCGACCAGCGCGACAGTGGCGTCGGCGCAGTACTCGTCGCACCCTTCACCGCGGAGCTCCGTGGCGGCGCCGAATGGGACGCGCTCGTCGAGGCGGCCGGGGTCGTCCCGAAGGTCGTCTGGCTGCACGCCGATGCCGCCACGCTCGCGGCTCGCCGCGCCGAACGCGGTGCCGAGCGGGACACACACATCGTCGACCCGTCCACCGACACCCCACCCGCCATCGAGCACCTGTCGATCGAAGCCGCGTTGTCAACCTCACAGCAGCTCGCCGCCGTCCAACGCGCGCTCGGTCTGGGACGGACCATCGAAGCCTCCGCCCCGATCTTCGACCAGGTCTTCGCCGCCGGGCTCTTCGACCTCGACGGGACCCTCATCGACTCGACGCCGGCCGTGAACCGGTCGTGGGCGCAACTCGCCCGCGAGTACGGACTCGAGGGCGACCTGCTCGCCGCGGGACACGGTCAGCCCGCTGCCCAGGTGCTCGCCGCGATCTTCCCGCCCGAGCAGGTCGCCGAAGCACTCGCGCGGATCATCGAGATCGAGGCCGACGAGGTCGCCGACGTCATCGCGCTCCCGGGGGCGGCGGAGGCGCTCGCGGCGCTGGGTGACGACGCGAAGGCGATCGTCACGAGCGGCACGAGGCTCATCGCCGGCAATCGGATCGCCGCCGCCGGGCTCGTGCGGCCGGAGGTCGTCGTGACCTTCGACGACGTCACGAAGGGCAAGCCGGACCCCGAACCGTTCCTGCTCGGCCGCACCCGGCTGGGCATGGAGTCGCAGGCGTGCCTCGTGTTCGAGGACGCACCGGCCGGGCTCGCCGCAGCGCGCGCCGCCGGCTGCTGGACGGTGGGCATCGCGGGGACGCACGAGGCGCACGAACTCGATGCGGACCTCGTGATCGACGGCCTCTTCCAACTGCGGCTCGAGCCGGTCGCCGAGGGCGGGTTCCGACTCGTCCCGGCTTCGCTCGGCTGA
- a CDS encoding mannitol dehydrogenase family protein — MTQLSDAALTALDEQVAVPAYDRSAIRPGIVHFGVGAFHRAHGAMFVDRVLGLPGDEHASWGLVGVGTLPGDAAMRDALGAQDRLYTLVTTSPDGEIEARVVGSIVEYLFAPDDPGAVLARVGDPSTRIVSLTITEGGYGVNDATGAFEPSDGATLADLDGLPAGALPQSPLGFITAALRARRDAGAVPFTVMSCDNIQGNGHVARTAILAFAERIDPALAVWIGAEVRFPNSMVDRITPATTDEQRAFVSERFGIDDRWPVLSESFEQWVLEDDFSDGRPPYEQVGVQLVEDVEPYELMKLRLLNASHQAMSYLGLLAGETYVHDVCRDELFSRFLLGYMHEEARPTLAPVPGIDIDAYCAELMRRFGSEAIKDTLARQIVDGSERIPKFLLPVVREQLRTGGGIARSALVLAAWSRFIEGVGDDGRELAPVDRRLAELQAAVAQEAERPGAFLDLEVVFGDLGSDARLREAFIAARARLAAVGARVAVEEVVAAG, encoded by the coding sequence ATGACCCAGCTCTCCGACGCCGCCCTCACCGCTCTCGACGAGCAGGTGGCCGTCCCCGCCTACGACCGCTCGGCCATCCGACCCGGCATCGTCCACTTCGGGGTCGGCGCCTTCCATCGTGCGCACGGGGCGATGTTCGTCGACCGCGTGCTCGGGCTTCCCGGCGACGAACACGCGTCCTGGGGGCTCGTCGGCGTCGGCACACTGCCCGGTGACGCCGCCATGCGGGACGCGCTCGGCGCTCAGGACCGGCTCTACACGCTCGTGACGACGAGTCCGGACGGCGAGATCGAGGCGCGCGTCGTCGGGTCGATCGTCGAGTACCTGTTCGCTCCCGACGACCCGGGAGCGGTCCTCGCGCGGGTGGGCGATCCATCGACGCGGATCGTGTCCCTCACGATCACCGAGGGCGGCTACGGGGTGAACGATGCGACCGGCGCGTTCGAGCCGAGTGACGGTGCGACGCTCGCGGACCTCGACGGGCTGCCGGCGGGGGCGCTGCCGCAGAGCCCGCTCGGGTTCATCACGGCGGCCCTCCGTGCCCGACGCGACGCCGGTGCCGTTCCGTTCACGGTCATGTCGTGCGACAACATCCAGGGCAACGGGCACGTCGCCCGGACTGCGATCCTCGCGTTCGCCGAGCGTATCGACCCGGCGCTCGCCGTCTGGATCGGTGCCGAGGTGCGGTTCCCGAACTCGATGGTGGACCGCATCACGCCGGCGACGACGGACGAGCAGCGCGCGTTCGTCTCCGAGCGGTTCGGGATCGACGACCGCTGGCCGGTGCTCTCGGAGTCGTTCGAGCAGTGGGTGCTCGAGGACGACTTCTCGGACGGCCGTCCGCCGTACGAGCAGGTGGGCGTGCAGCTCGTGGAGGACGTCGAGCCGTATGAGCTGATGAAGCTCCGGTTGTTGAACGCTTCCCACCAGGCGATGAGCTACCTCGGGCTGCTGGCGGGGGAGACGTACGTGCACGACGTCTGCCGTGACGAGCTGTTCTCGCGGTTCCTCCTCGGGTACATGCACGAGGAGGCGAGGCCGACGCTCGCGCCGGTCCCGGGGATCGACATCGACGCGTACTGTGCAGAGCTGATGCGCCGGTTCGGCAGTGAGGCGATCAAGGACACGTTGGCGCGGCAGATCGTCGACGGCTCGGAGCGCATCCCGAAGTTCCTGCTCCCGGTGGTCCGTGAGCAGTTGCGGACCGGCGGCGGGATCGCGCGCTCGGCGCTCGTCCTCGCAGCGTGGAGTCGGTTCATCGAGGGTGTCGGTGACGACGGGCGGGAGCTTGCCCCGGTCGACCGGCGGTTGGCCGAGTTGCAGGCAGCCGTCGCGCAGGAGGCGGAGCGCCCCGGCGCGTTCCTCGACCTGGAGGTCGTGTTCGGCGACCTCGGATCTGACGCGCGACTGCGCGAGGCGTTCATCGCGGCGCGCGCGCGGCTGGCGGCCGTCGGTGCGCGGGTGGCGGTGGAAGAGGTCGTCGCCGCGGGGTGA